TCATCAATACCTGTAACTTTGATAATCCCACATCAGAACCATACAAAATCACAGATTTTTCTGCAGCTTTTTTTGCCACAGGAAATGTAGCGATCGCAAAACATTGGCTAGAAGAAGCAGGGCTTTTCGACATCAGCTTTCAACTTTATGGATGGGAAGATTTAGAATTAGGTGTTCGCCTAAAGAAACTAGGTTTAAAACTTATTAAATGTCCCGATGCAGTTGGCTTCCACTGGCATCCACCCTTTAATTTAGAGCAAATTCCTCGCTTAATAGACAAAGAAATCCAACGCGGACGCATGGGCGTTTTATTTTATCAAAAGCATCCCACTTGGGAAGTGCGAATGATGATTCAAATGACTTGGATTCATCGCTTGCTCTGGGGAATACTCTCCCTCAATGGATTTCTTAACGAACGGACAATGGCTCCATTTCTACAGTGGTTGATCCAACTAGGCAAACCGCAGTTAGCATTAGAAATCGCCCGAATTTTTTTAAACTGGTATAACGTTAAAGGCGTGTATGAAGCGTATGGACAGGGAGTAGGGAGTAGGGAATAGGGAGTAGGGAATTTTGTACTTTACGTTTCGTATTTTCTCACCACTCACCACTCCCGACTCACCACTCCCCATTTCCCAAAATGTGCTAACCTTGTATGGTTCACTAATCTCGCACATCCAAGAGTTCGGGTGTTTCCTGATATTGGGAAATCCACTTGGATGGAGGTTTAACCCGAATAGGAGTTAAAAAATATGCCAGTTGTTTCATTGGCTCAGATGATGGAGTCAGGGGTTCACTTTGGGCATCAGACCCGCAGGTGGAATCCAAAAATGTCTCCTTATATATATACGTCTCGCAACGGAGTCCATATCATCGACTTGGTGCAAACAGCCCAGTTGATGGAAGACGCATATACTTATATGCGAGGGCAAGCCGAGGCGGGTAAAAAATTCTTGTTTGTTGGAACAAAGCGTCAAGCAGCAGGGATTATTGCCCAAGAAGCAACTCGTTGTGGTGCTCACTACATCAACCAGCGTTGGTTGGGAGGAATGCTCACCAACTGGACGACCATCAAAACTCGCGTAGATCGTTTGAAAGACTTGGAACGCCGAGAAGAAAATGGTGCTCTCGATTTACTGCCAAAGAAAGAAGCAGCAATGCTACGTCGGGAAATGACAAAGCTTCAGAAGTATTTGGGTGGTATTAAAACCATGCGGAAAGTTCCCGATGTGGTAGTGATTGTAGATCAGCGCCGAGA
This genomic interval from Scytonema hofmannii PCC 7110 contains the following:
- a CDS encoding glycosyltransferase family 2 protein, with the translated sequence MGNIVVGEVVFFSVVIPTYNRKPILEKCLRAMETQKLTNGNLETRCGTCVDGYEIVLVDDGSTDGTLEWLETHKSEFPHVRTFSQDHKGPATARNLGVEKALGDTIVFIDSDLVVTENFLQAHADALAQGKEKLGCGKPGTACAKGDAAKQPLRERIFTYGSVINTCNFDNPTSEPYKITDFSAAFFATGNVAIAKHWLEEAGLFDISFQLYGWEDLELGVRLKKLGLKLIKCPDAVGFHWHPPFNLEQIPRLIDKEIQRGRMGVLFYQKHPTWEVRMMIQMTWIHRLLWGILSLNGFLNERTMAPFLQWLIQLGKPQLALEIARIFLNWYNVKGVYEAYGQGVGSRE
- the rpsB gene encoding 30S ribosomal protein S2, coding for MPVVSLAQMMESGVHFGHQTRRWNPKMSPYIYTSRNGVHIIDLVQTAQLMEDAYTYMRGQAEAGKKFLFVGTKRQAAGIIAQEATRCGAHYINQRWLGGMLTNWTTIKTRVDRLKDLERREENGALDLLPKKEAAMLRREMTKLQKYLGGIKTMRKVPDVVVIVDQRREYNAVQECQKLSIPIVSMLDTNCDPDVVDIPIPANDDAIRSIKLIVGKLADAIYEGRHGQLDVEEEFEDYEGGEEDFDYEESETDYSDAFPEDEDEE